The following are encoded in a window of Massilia sp. R2A-15 genomic DNA:
- a CDS encoding acyltransferase, with protein MEPVIHPSAIVDPGAVLGDDTRVWHFAHVCSGARIGAGCSLGQNVFVGNDVVIGNNVKVQNNVSVYDAVVLEDDVFCGPSMVFTNVYNPRSAVTRKDEYRPTRVKRGATLGANCTIVCGVTVGQHAFVAAGAVVTRDVPDFALMAGVPARRIGWISRFGERLAMDEGGWARCPHTGELYFLQDGVCQLHHERTPLTPTA; from the coding sequence ATGGAGCCGGTCATCCATCCCAGCGCCATCGTCGACCCCGGCGCCGTCCTCGGCGACGACACCCGGGTCTGGCATTTCGCCCACGTGTGCAGCGGTGCGCGCATCGGCGCCGGTTGTTCGCTGGGCCAGAACGTGTTTGTCGGTAATGACGTCGTTATTGGCAATAACGTCAAGGTGCAGAACAACGTCTCGGTGTACGACGCCGTGGTGCTGGAGGACGACGTGTTCTGCGGCCCCAGCATGGTGTTTACCAACGTCTACAACCCGCGTTCGGCGGTGACGCGCAAGGACGAGTACCGGCCCACGCGCGTCAAGCGCGGCGCCACCCTGGGCGCCAACTGCACCATCGTGTGCGGCGTGACGGTCGGCCAGCACGCTTTCGTGGCGGCCGGCGCCGTAGTCACCCGCGACGTGCCCGACTTCGCCCTGATGGCCGGCGTGCCGGCGCGCCGCATTGGATGGATCAGCCGCTTCGGCGAGCGCCTGGCGATGGACGAAGGCGGCTGGGCGCGCTGCCCGCACACCGGCGAACTGTATTTCCTGCAAGACGGCGTGTGCCAGCTGCACCATGAGCGCACGCCGCTGACCCCGACTGCCTGA
- a CDS encoding Gfo/Idh/MocA family protein, translated as MRNFAPAILDRKIRFALVGCGRIAANHFGAIRQHQDRCELVGVCDIDRSRLEEAAGNTGATPYATLTEMLAKCDADAFIITTPSGLHPEQAVQIARAGRHVITEKPMATRWEDGKRMVAACDAAGVRMFVVKQNRRNATLQLLKSAVEKKRFGRIYMVNLNVFWTRPDEYYNSAKWRGTWEYDGGAFMNQASHYVDLIDWLIGPVESLQAYTATLARDIEVEDTGVLSIRWRNGALGSMNVTMLTYPRNLEGSITILGEKGTVKIGGVAVNEVQQWEFATPHDDDAKVADASYQTTSVYGFGHPLYYDNVIKVLRGEAEPETDGREGLKSLEVLVAAYKSARDGKRVALPLEC; from the coding sequence ATGCGCAACTTCGCTCCCGCCATACTCGACCGCAAGATCCGCTTCGCCCTCGTCGGGTGCGGCCGGATCGCCGCCAACCACTTCGGCGCCATCCGCCAGCACCAGGACCGCTGCGAGCTGGTCGGCGTGTGCGACATCGACCGCAGCCGGCTCGAGGAAGCGGCTGGCAACACCGGCGCCACGCCCTACGCCACCCTGACCGAGATGCTGGCCAAGTGCGACGCCGACGCCTTCATCATCACCACCCCGTCCGGCCTGCACCCGGAACAGGCGGTGCAGATCGCCCGCGCCGGGCGCCACGTGATCACCGAAAAGCCGATGGCCACGCGCTGGGAAGACGGCAAGCGCATGGTCGCCGCCTGCGACGCGGCCGGGGTGCGCATGTTCGTGGTCAAGCAGAACCGCCGCAACGCCACCTTGCAACTGCTGAAAAGCGCGGTCGAGAAGAAGCGCTTCGGCCGCATCTACATGGTCAACCTGAACGTGTTCTGGACCCGGCCCGACGAGTACTACAACAGCGCCAAGTGGCGCGGCACCTGGGAGTACGACGGCGGCGCCTTCATGAACCAGGCCAGCCACTACGTCGACCTGATCGACTGGCTGATCGGCCCGGTGGAAAGCCTGCAGGCCTACACCGCCACGCTGGCGCGCGACATCGAAGTGGAAGACACCGGCGTGCTGTCGATCCGCTGGCGCAACGGCGCGCTCGGCTCGATGAACGTGACGATGCTGACCTACCCGCGCAACCTGGAAGGCTCGATCACCATCCTCGGCGAAAAGGGCACGGTGAAAATCGGCGGGGTGGCCGTCAACGAAGTGCAGCAGTGGGAATTCGCCACCCCGCACGACGACGACGCCAAGGTGGCCGACGCCAGCTACCAGACCACCTCGGTGTACGGCTTCGGCCATCCGCTGTACTACGACAACGTCATCAAGGTGCTGCGCGGCGAGGCCGAGCCGGAGACCGACGGCCGCGAGGGACTCAAGTCGCTCGAAGTGCTGGTGGCGGCCTACAAGTCCGCCCGCGACGGCAAGCGCGTGGCGCTGCCGCTGGAGTGCTGA
- a CDS encoding nucleotide sugar dehydrogenase yields the protein MRDELFSGHLKHLIAKFQDRSAVIGIVGLGYVGLPLTLRYSAVGFKVLGIDIDGAKVARLNEGASYIEHIPASQIARARESGFEATTDFTRVAEADALIICVPTPLNAYREPDLSFVLGTTDALLPHMRQGQLMSLESTTYPGTTEEELRPRLESRGFVVGEDVFLVFSPEREDPGNPRFETRTIPKVCGGSTPNCLQAGLALYGPAIDKVVPVSSTRAAELTKLLENIHRAVNIGLVNEMKVIADKMDIDIHEVIRAAATKPFGFTAYYPGPGLGGHCIPIDPFYLTWKARQFGLHTRFIELAGEINSDMPHWVIGKLTDALNARSRSVKGSRVLVLGIAYKRDVEDMRESPSVELMEILRDKGAIVDYSDPHVPHFPRMREHQFDLSSVALTADTVAAYDVVLLATAHSGFDYELIQQHAQLIVDTRGVYLDRLSNVVKA from the coding sequence ATGCGCGACGAACTGTTCTCAGGCCATTTGAAGCACCTGATCGCGAAATTCCAGGACCGCAGCGCCGTCATCGGCATCGTCGGACTCGGCTATGTCGGCCTGCCGCTCACCTTGCGCTATTCGGCGGTCGGCTTCAAGGTGCTGGGGATCGACATCGACGGCGCCAAGGTCGCCAGGCTCAATGAGGGCGCCAGCTACATCGAGCACATCCCGGCAAGCCAGATTGCCAGGGCCCGCGAGAGCGGCTTCGAGGCAACCACCGACTTCACCCGGGTGGCCGAGGCCGACGCGCTGATCATCTGCGTGCCGACCCCGCTCAACGCCTACCGCGAGCCGGACCTGTCGTTCGTGCTCGGCACCACCGACGCGCTGCTGCCGCACATGCGCCAGGGCCAGCTGATGTCGCTCGAAAGCACCACTTACCCCGGCACCACCGAGGAAGAGCTGCGTCCGCGCCTCGAGTCGCGCGGCTTCGTCGTCGGCGAGGACGTGTTCCTGGTGTTCTCGCCCGAGCGCGAAGACCCCGGCAATCCGCGCTTCGAAACCCGCACCATTCCCAAGGTGTGCGGCGGCAGCACCCCGAACTGCCTGCAGGCCGGGCTTGCGCTGTACGGGCCGGCGATCGACAAGGTGGTGCCGGTCAGCTCGACCCGCGCGGCCGAACTGACCAAGCTGCTCGAGAACATCCACCGCGCCGTCAACATCGGCCTGGTCAACGAGATGAAGGTGATCGCCGACAAGATGGACATCGACATCCACGAGGTGATCCGCGCCGCCGCCACCAAGCCGTTCGGCTTCACCGCCTACTATCCGGGCCCGGGCCTGGGCGGGCACTGCATCCCGATCGACCCGTTCTACCTCACCTGGAAAGCGCGCCAGTTCGGCCTGCACACCCGCTTCATCGAGCTGGCCGGCGAAATCAACAGCGACATGCCGCACTGGGTGATCGGCAAGCTGACCGACGCGCTCAACGCGCGCTCGCGCTCGGTCAAGGGCAGCCGCGTGCTGGTGCTGGGGATCGCCTACAAGAGGGACGTCGAGGACATGCGCGAGTCGCCCTCGGTCGAGCTGATGGAGATCCTGCGCGACAAGGGCGCCATCGTCGACTACTCCGATCCGCACGTGCCGCACTTCCCGCGCATGCGCGAGCACCAGTTCGACCTGTCGAGCGTCGCGCTGACGGCCGACACGGTGGCCGCCTACGACGTGGTGCTGCTGGCCACCGCCCACAGCGGCTTCGACTACGAACTGATCCAGCAGCACGCCCAGCTGATCGTCGACACGCGCGGCGTGTACCTCGACCGCCTGTCCAACGTTGTCAAAGCCTGA
- a CDS encoding nucleoside-diphosphate sugar epimerase/dehydratase, translating into MHRTAKIALMVAVDLVALPFCILIAMLLRVGDLSLAMHYGPLSYFLVAVVTVAAFSMSDLYRAVIRFIDQRMLAVTGLTLGLAVICVYIVLFAINDERFPRSVLAIYWFIVFSYVAASRMMMRNFLRNQLTRKPAGDAVAIYGAGEPGAHLASTMRSGNEYRPVCFFDEKRVLNERTIAGLRVFHTDRLVEMVSALNIRSVVIAIPSVSPARLRNIMQRLAEAGVTTKILSRLVDLADDSQGRPEAIRALKFEDLLGRPPVPPRVDLFSRCVLGKNVLVTGAGGSIGSELCRQIVTLAPSRLHLLDHCEFALYTVRQELQARFPDLPIEAHLGSVCSAALIDRILQHAHIDTIYHAAAYKHVPLVEANIVEGLRNNVLGAQVIANAAERHQVETCVLISSDKAVRPTNIMGASKRIAELIFQAAATRFAPQTTFCMVRFGNVLGSSGSVIPLFQRQIARGGPLTITHPEVSRYFMLIAEAAQLVIQAGAMAKGGDVFVLDMGEPVKILDLARTMIVMSGLSEKNAAHPDGDIEINYVGLFPGEKLHEELLTDGEIFPSDHPRIMRMKENALRPGILETYINCLMLACDTNDRAMIESMVKAIVNEYAPQRHPAPAQVPKLPAVARPHLLKRLASFRI; encoded by the coding sequence ATGCACCGCACGGCGAAGATCGCCCTGATGGTCGCGGTAGACCTGGTGGCCCTGCCGTTCTGCATCCTGATCGCCATGCTGCTGCGCGTGGGCGACCTCAGCCTCGCGATGCATTACGGGCCGCTGTCCTACTTCCTGGTGGCCGTGGTGACCGTCGCGGCCTTCTCCATGTCCGACCTGTACCGGGCGGTGATCCGCTTCATCGACCAGCGCATGCTCGCCGTCACCGGCCTGACACTAGGGCTGGCGGTGATCTGCGTGTACATCGTGCTGTTCGCCATCAACGACGAGCGCTTTCCCCGCAGCGTGCTGGCAATCTACTGGTTCATCGTGTTTTCCTATGTGGCCGCCTCGCGCATGATGATGCGCAACTTCCTGCGCAACCAGCTCACCCGCAAGCCGGCCGGCGACGCGGTGGCGATCTACGGCGCCGGCGAACCGGGCGCCCACCTGGCCTCGACCATGCGCAGCGGCAATGAATACCGCCCGGTCTGCTTCTTCGACGAAAAGCGCGTGCTCAACGAACGCACCATCGCCGGGCTGCGGGTGTTCCACACCGACCGCCTGGTCGAAATGGTCAGCGCCCTGAACATCCGCTCGGTGGTCATCGCGATCCCCTCGGTGTCGCCGGCGCGGCTGCGCAACATCATGCAGCGCCTGGCCGAGGCCGGCGTGACGACCAAGATCCTCAGCCGCCTGGTCGACCTGGCCGACGACAGCCAGGGCCGGCCGGAAGCGATCCGCGCCCTGAAGTTCGAGGACTTGCTGGGGCGCCCGCCGGTGCCGCCGCGGGTCGACCTGTTCAGCCGTTGCGTGCTTGGCAAGAATGTGCTGGTGACGGGCGCCGGCGGCTCCATCGGCAGCGAGCTGTGCCGCCAGATCGTCACCCTGGCGCCGAGCCGCCTGCACCTGCTCGACCATTGCGAATTCGCGCTCTACACGGTGCGCCAGGAACTGCAGGCGCGCTTTCCCGACCTGCCGATCGAGGCGCACCTGGGATCGGTCTGCAGCGCCGCCCTGATCGACCGCATCCTGCAGCACGCCCACATCGACACCATCTACCATGCCGCCGCCTACAAGCACGTGCCGCTGGTGGAGGCGAACATCGTCGAGGGCCTGCGCAACAACGTGCTGGGCGCCCAGGTCATTGCCAACGCCGCCGAGCGCCACCAGGTCGAAACCTGCGTGCTGATCTCGAGCGACAAGGCGGTGCGCCCGACCAACATCATGGGCGCCAGCAAGCGCATCGCCGAGCTGATCTTCCAGGCCGCCGCCACCCGCTTCGCCCCGCAAACGACGTTCTGCATGGTGCGCTTCGGCAACGTGCTGGGCTCGTCGGGCTCGGTCATCCCCCTCTTCCAGCGCCAGATCGCCCGCGGCGGGCCGCTGACAATCACCCACCCCGAGGTGTCGCGCTACTTCATGCTCATTGCCGAAGCGGCCCAGCTGGTGATCCAGGCCGGCGCCATGGCCAAGGGCGGCGACGTGTTCGTCCTGGACATGGGAGAGCCGGTCAAGATTCTCGATCTGGCCCGCACCATGATCGTGATGTCCGGCCTGTCGGAAAAGAATGCGGCGCATCCGGATGGGGATATTGAAATTAATTATGTCGGTTTATTCCCCGGAGAAAAACTCCACGAGGAATTATTAACAGACGGCGAGATATTCCCCAGCGACCATCCGCGCATTATGCGAATGAAAGAAAATGCGCTGCGTCCCGGCATTCTGGAAACTTATATTAATTGCCTGATGCTCGCTTGCGATACCAACGACCGCGCAATGATCGAATCGATGGTCAAGGCGATCGTCAACGAATATGCGCCGCAACGCCATCCGGCGCCGGCGCAGGTACCGAAATTGCCGGCGGTGGCGCGCCCGCACCTGCTCAAGCGGCTGGCGTCATTCCGCATCTGA
- a CDS encoding N-acetylmuramoyl-L-alanine amidase-like domain-containing protein: protein MRFASLLFLAALTGCATRPVPLAPAAPSPLSTEQLLQKQIYQMSPAEAGRYISYIHQAEPDLRKRIAAIGRHNIGQRYKLNLLGEFPYQIHDTLPMFSLEESDCVVFAEHTYAMALSNSWEEFFWMLQRIRYKDGVVGVATRNHYTEVDWNINNAWLVTDISAQLAGAGGPSYPLTVDRARFLKNRHHTDSTLPVQTSREAYVPAGAVAEVAGQLQDGDFVNVISTRDGAYWASHVGLVVTGADGRRNFLNSAEPQVREESFDAFIARTRAREARNAAAGKPGQTLAGFKFLRLNDNIVVPPALPQPRPGQAG from the coding sequence ATGCGTTTCGCTTCCCTGCTGTTCCTGGCCGCCCTGACCGGTTGCGCCACCCGCCCCGTCCCTCTGGCGCCCGCGGCGCCGTCGCCGCTCAGCACCGAGCAATTGCTGCAAAAGCAGATCTACCAGATGAGCCCGGCCGAAGCGGGACGCTATATTAGTTATATCCATCAAGCCGAGCCGGACCTGCGCAAGCGCATCGCCGCGATCGGCCGCCACAACATCGGCCAGCGTTACAAACTCAATCTGCTCGGCGAGTTTCCGTATCAAATACACGACACCTTGCCGATGTTCAGCCTGGAGGAAAGCGATTGCGTGGTGTTCGCCGAACACACTTACGCGATGGCGCTGAGCAATTCGTGGGAAGAATTCTTCTGGATGCTGCAACGCATCCGCTACAAGGACGGCGTGGTCGGCGTTGCCACGCGCAACCATTACACCGAGGTCGACTGGAATATCAACAACGCCTGGCTGGTCACCGACATCAGCGCGCAACTGGCTGGCGCCGGCGGCCCGTCGTATCCATTGACGGTCGACCGCGCGCGCTTCCTGAAGAACCGCCACCACACCGACAGCACGCTGCCGGTGCAGACCAGCCGCGAAGCCTACGTGCCGGCAGGCGCCGTTGCCGAGGTCGCCGGCCAGCTGCAGGACGGCGACTTCGTCAATGTGATCTCAACCCGCGACGGCGCCTACTGGGCCTCGCACGTGGGGCTGGTGGTCACCGGCGCCGACGGCCGCCGCAACTTCCTCAATTCGGCCGAGCCGCAGGTGCGCGAGGAATCGTTCGACGCCTTCATCGCCCGCACCCGCGCGCGCGAGGCGCGCAATGCCGCCGCCGGCAAGCCGGGCCAGACACTGGCGGGCTTCAAGTTCCTGCGCCTGAACGACAACATCGTGGTGCCGCCGGCGCTGCCGCAGCCGCGTCCCGGCCAGGCCGGCTGA
- a CDS encoding TonB-dependent receptor, translated as MIFKQKPVAAAVSMAMWSLAAFPALAQTEAPAQMQTVEVTGIRASMAKSLNVKKNSSANVEVITAEDVGKMPDKNLADSLQRLAGVAVRTDYDEAEKVSMRGTNPDMSLILFNGHTVSGGDWYVGDQTSSSRSTSLSLMPSSVLNQAVVYKTSQANIADGGMAGTINVSTRKPLAQKEQLSGVVSAGMSYADLPGKSAPDMSASVNWKNEAGTFGFIAQGFAEKRYIRRDSSSRLAYGTSSGWDVINTATMKGITDESLAGTGYKASDLNGVRMPGSMATEFVEGVRDRKGGMLSMEFKPNKDLDVTMTGFHSSMNANNYGRANMGAMYSMLLGKASITDGATTAASPNTNSNGQQVFAMIKKPVIVNETTLYGDQLRVLKSADIVFPDGTTPQYIGNNEGFYREGANATSGFLDLDGKYRVNSDLTVKGLFSTTEGVGKTDADQGLTYARFGTGTSYALNGLREAPFVKYYGAGPMTPGLNADGSGNLLVLRTLSGLKTSDKERSLQFDAQYSVQKGWLESVESGVRYSDHHRDSARRYPAYRSPTSVSLNNAVPTSTIAWPSDFGAGLGGTPGWDNTGFTWNPEALKAYFAANTKTTTDEFERRIPSELHMRERQGAAYVMANLEGEGWSGNVGLRVVKTRVNADIPTPIPAGVCLRTEPGQPATTCAAFPDAITTAGDLQPYYDNVAFKNNTGNIYYFKKTDRTYNNVLPSLNLRYELTKDQIVRFGASETIGRQNYNLLGAGFGSPVCDAQGCRVTGPNPDLKPMISKNIDASWAWYFAPRSLVSANVFYSKIDGYAKTGNTGTSNIDLYDSATSSMKTYSIVTSSQQGAHIGGIELSYEQPFGKTGFGFTSNVSRAKTKVDDGRPMIGASEYAANLGGYFENDKFSSRLVWNYRSEYVTGSTAPAPTTNSQGLYTVNGVTMPGAPTISAPVATLAFNASYNISPKLVVSFDATNLTNVRRAQYRYSEEEQSKLDVSGRQYYVNLKYKF; from the coding sequence ATGATTTTCAAACAAAAGCCGGTGGCCGCGGCCGTGTCGATGGCCATGTGGAGCCTGGCAGCATTCCCCGCGCTGGCCCAAACCGAAGCGCCTGCGCAGATGCAAACGGTCGAAGTGACCGGTATCCGCGCGTCGATGGCGAAATCGCTGAACGTGAAAAAGAATTCGTCGGCCAACGTCGAGGTCATCACGGCCGAAGACGTGGGCAAGATGCCGGACAAGAACCTGGCCGACTCGCTGCAGCGCCTGGCCGGCGTCGCCGTGCGCACCGACTACGATGAAGCGGAAAAAGTGTCGATGCGCGGCACCAACCCGGACATGTCGCTGATCCTGTTCAACGGCCACACCGTCAGCGGCGGCGACTGGTACGTCGGCGACCAGACCTCGAGCAGCCGCTCGACCAGCCTGTCGCTGATGCCTTCGTCGGTGCTGAACCAGGCGGTCGTCTACAAGACCTCGCAGGCCAACATCGCCGACGGCGGCATGGCCGGCACCATCAACGTCTCCACCCGCAAACCGCTGGCGCAGAAAGAGCAGCTGAGCGGCGTCGTCAGCGCCGGCATGAGCTATGCCGACCTGCCGGGCAAGAGCGCGCCTGACATGAGCGCCTCGGTCAACTGGAAAAACGAAGCCGGCACCTTCGGCTTCATCGCCCAGGGCTTCGCCGAGAAGCGCTATATCCGCCGCGATTCGTCGTCGCGCCTGGCCTACGGCACCAGCAGCGGCTGGGACGTGATCAACACCGCGACCATGAAGGGCATCACCGACGAGTCGCTGGCCGGCACCGGCTACAAGGCGTCCGACCTGAACGGCGTGCGCATGCCCGGCTCGATGGCGACCGAATTCGTCGAAGGCGTGCGCGACCGCAAGGGCGGCATGCTGTCGATGGAGTTCAAGCCGAACAAGGACCTGGACGTGACGATGACGGGCTTCCACTCGTCGATGAACGCGAACAACTACGGCCGCGCGAACATGGGCGCAATGTACAGCATGCTGCTCGGTAAGGCGTCTATCACTGACGGCGCGACCACAGCAGCTTCGCCAAACACCAATTCGAACGGCCAGCAAGTGTTCGCGATGATCAAGAAGCCGGTGATCGTCAACGAAACCACCCTGTACGGCGACCAGCTGCGCGTGCTCAAGAGCGCCGACATCGTGTTCCCGGACGGCACCACGCCTCAGTACATCGGCAACAATGAAGGCTTTTACCGCGAAGGCGCCAACGCCACCAGCGGCTTCCTCGACCTCGACGGCAAGTACCGCGTCAACAGCGACCTGACCGTCAAAGGCCTGTTCTCGACCACCGAAGGCGTCGGCAAGACGGACGCCGACCAGGGCCTGACTTACGCGCGCTTCGGCACCGGCACCTCGTACGCGCTGAACGGCCTGCGCGAGGCGCCGTTCGTCAAGTACTACGGCGCCGGCCCGATGACCCCAGGCCTGAACGCCGACGGCAGCGGCAACCTGCTGGTCCTGCGTACCCTGTCCGGCCTGAAAACCAGCGACAAGGAACGCAGCCTGCAGTTCGACGCCCAGTACTCGGTCCAGAAGGGCTGGCTTGAATCGGTCGAATCCGGTGTGCGCTATTCCGATCACCATCGCGACAGCGCGCGTCGTTATCCGGCTTACCGCAGCCCGACCAGCGTGAGTCTGAATAACGCGGTGCCGACCAGCACGATCGCCTGGCCGTCGGACTTTGGCGCAGGCCTGGGCGGCACGCCAGGCTGGGACAACACCGGCTTCACCTGGAACCCTGAGGCGCTGAAGGCGTACTTCGCGGCGAACACCAAGACCACCACCGACGAATTCGAGCGCCGCATCCCATCCGAGCTGCACATGCGCGAGCGCCAGGGCGCCGCCTACGTGATGGCCAATCTGGAAGGCGAGGGCTGGTCTGGCAACGTTGGCCTGCGCGTGGTGAAAACCCGCGTCAACGCCGACATCCCGACCCCGATTCCGGCCGGCGTATGCCTGCGCACGGAACCGGGCCAGCCGGCGACGACCTGCGCCGCGTTCCCGGATGCGATCACCACTGCCGGCGACCTGCAGCCGTACTACGACAACGTCGCGTTCAAGAACAACACCGGCAACATCTACTACTTCAAGAAGACCGACCGCACCTACAACAATGTGCTGCCAAGCCTGAACCTGCGTTACGAGCTGACCAAGGACCAGATCGTGCGTTTCGGCGCCAGCGAGACCATCGGCCGCCAGAACTACAACCTGCTGGGCGCGGGCTTCGGTTCGCCAGTCTGCGATGCGCAGGGTTGCCGCGTGACCGGTCCTAACCCGGACCTGAAGCCGATGATCTCGAAGAACATCGACGCGTCGTGGGCCTGGTACTTCGCGCCGCGTTCGCTGGTCTCGGCCAACGTGTTCTACTCGAAGATCGACGGCTACGCCAAGACCGGCAACACGGGCACCTCGAACATCGACCTGTACGATTCGGCCACCAGCTCGATGAAGACGTACTCAATCGTCACCTCGTCGCAGCAGGGCGCGCACATCGGCGGCATCGAGCTGTCGTACGAGCAGCCGTTCGGTAAAACCGGCTTCGGCTTCACCAGCAACGTCAGCCGCGCCAAGACCAAAGTCGACGATGGCCGTCCGATGATCGGCGCGTCCGAGTATGCGGCGAACCTGGGCGGCTACTTCGAGAACGACAAGTTCTCGTCGCGCCTGGTGTGGAACTACCGCAGCGAGTACGTCACCGGCAGCACCGCGCCGGCGCCAACCACCAACAGCCAGGGCCTGTACACGGTCAATGGCGTGACGATGCCTGGCGCGCCGACGATTTCAGCGCCGGTGGCGACGCTGGCGTTCAACGCGAGCTACAACATCAGCCCGAAACTGGTGGTGTCGTTCGACGCGACCAACCTGACCAACGTGCGTCGCGCTCAGTATCGCTACAGCGAAGAAGAGCAGTCGAAGCTGGACGTGAGCGGCCGCCAGTACTACGTGAACCTGAAATACAAGTTCTGA
- a CDS encoding LiaI-LiaF-like domain-containing protein — protein MNPNDSYHWRKQLLLGLMLVAIGAGLLLDQFDMLDLYDLWHYWPLILVVVGLNKMIGYPTARDFTSGLWTMFIGVWLFANFEHMFGLTFRTSWPYVIIAWGVTMILKPFIRERFAANAPARESNHEN, from the coding sequence GTGAACCCCAATGACTCTTACCACTGGCGCAAGCAGCTCTTGCTCGGCCTGATGCTGGTCGCCATCGGCGCCGGACTGCTGCTCGACCAGTTCGACATGCTCGACCTCTACGACTTATGGCATTATTGGCCGCTGATTCTGGTGGTCGTCGGCCTGAACAAGATGATCGGCTATCCGACCGCGCGCGATTTCACCAGCGGGCTGTGGACCATGTTCATCGGCGTGTGGCTGTTTGCGAACTTCGAGCACATGTTTGGCCTGACCTTTCGCACCAGCTGGCCGTACGTGATCATCGCCTGGGGCGTCACGATGATCCTCAAGCCTTTCATCCGCGAGCGCTTCGCCGCCAATGCACCAGCCAGGGAGAGCAACCATGAAAACTGA
- a CDS encoding LiaI-LiaF-like domain-containing protein: MKTEIERKGMSRQVMLGMVAIGMGVLFLLDNLAIWDFHHAISFWPVVFIVVGAIKLFDTSSSDGYFVGAVLMLVGVLMVLNRMGIVYFTWRAVWPVMLIALGGSVLYKAVTGRRLIGASLKGVASSEDVVDVTAILGGFERRITTPNFKGGEVTAIMGGCSLDMRGSSIETEAVINVFAVWGGITIKCPPDWTVILHGTPIMGGFDEKTAPPPDNSKRLIVRGYAIMGGVEVRN; this comes from the coding sequence ATGAAAACTGAGATCGAACGCAAGGGCATGTCGCGCCAGGTGATGCTGGGCATGGTGGCGATCGGCATGGGCGTGCTGTTCCTGCTCGATAACCTGGCGATCTGGGACTTCCATCACGCGATCTCGTTCTGGCCGGTGGTGTTCATCGTGGTCGGCGCGATCAAGCTGTTCGACACCAGCAGCTCGGACGGCTATTTCGTCGGCGCGGTGCTGATGCTGGTCGGCGTGCTGATGGTGCTGAACCGGATGGGCATCGTGTACTTCACCTGGCGCGCCGTCTGGCCGGTGATGCTGATCGCGCTGGGCGGCTCCGTGCTGTACAAGGCGGTCACCGGGCGGCGCCTGATCGGCGCTTCGCTCAAGGGCGTCGCGTCGTCCGAGGACGTGGTCGATGTCACCGCCATCCTGGGCGGCTTCGAACGGCGCATCACCACCCCGAACTTCAAGGGCGGCGAAGTGACGGCGATCATGGGCGGCTGTTCGCTCGACATGCGCGGCTCGTCGATCGAGACCGAAGCGGTGATCAACGTGTTCGCGGTATGGGGCGGGATCACCATCAAGTGCCCGCCCGACTGGACCGTCATCCTGCACGGCACCCCGATCATGGGCGGCTTCGACGAGAAGACCGCGCCGCCGCCGGACAACAGCAAGCGGCTGATCGTGCGCGGCTACGCAATCATGGGTGGCGTGGAAGTGCGCAACTGA